A genome region from Erigeron canadensis isolate Cc75 chromosome 3, C_canadensis_v1, whole genome shotgun sequence includes the following:
- the LOC122592592 gene encoding transmembrane protein 205 — protein sequence MAWMTRFLTAIAFLAIGVIFSPETFGSKSAKITTFVKLAHLLCFSTAWGAALWVTFIGGIIMFKNLPRHQFGNLQSKMFPAYFMMVGICCAVAVGCFGYTHPWKSSSTAEKYQLGFLVSAFFFNLTNLFVFTPMTIEMMKQRHKVERESNIGEEVGWTKNQEVAKVNPKLAAMNKKFGMIHGLSSLANIMSFGSLAMHSWYLAGKMDL from the exons ATGGCTTGGATGACACGGTTTCTAACTGCGATTGCTTTCTTAGCAATCGGAGTAATATTTTCACCGGAAACATTCGGATCAAAATCAGCAAAAATAACAACCTTTGTTAAACTTGCTCACCTTTTGTGTTTCTCTACTGCCTGGGGTGCGGCACTTTGGGTCACCTTCATCGGTGGCATCATCATGTTCAA gAATTTGCCAAGACATCAGTTTGGGAATCTGCAAAGCAAGATGTTTCCGGCGTATTTTATGATGGTTGGTATATGTTGTGCGGTGGCGGTTGGGTGTTTTGGGTATACCCATCCATGGAAGTCTTCTTCAACAGCTGAAAAGTATCagttagggtttttggtttCTGCTTTCTTTTTCAATCTCACCAATTTATTCGTGTTTACTCCCATGACAATTGAG ATGATGAAACAAAGGCACAAGGTAGAGAGAGAATCGAACATCGGAGAAGAAGTTGGGTGGACAAAGAACCAGGAAGTTGCAAAGGTAAACCCGAAACTAGCAGCAATGAACAAGAAGTTTGGGATGATTCATGGACTGTCGTCTCTTGCTAACATAATGTCGTTTGGTAGTCTTGCAATGCATTCATGGTATCTAGCAGGCAAAATGGATCTCTAG